In Streptomyces longhuiensis, the following proteins share a genomic window:
- a CDS encoding ABC transporter permease, translated as MFFTYLRRELRRRRKAALVVASGLALGIALVIVVNSVSSGMNQAQDKVLQSLYGLGTDMTVTKAAEAPKSGETGRPRFEFGAKDDGEEQSSDRVMVQGFQTLASSTVTKVAGQKGVADSVGGLSLQVMKVSGEFKRGQFKQDQSGGTTRQGGPGGSGGQPQGRVEGGGASFDVNSYSVYGTDVTKQGLGPLTSSKVTKGRTFKTSETDARVAVADTSYAKEKKLALGGTVKIKGVKYKLIGIATPDSGDAAANLYVPLKQAQTLAGAKNKITTVYVKATDSQQISAVKATIQKNISGTTVTTSADLADTVSGSLSTASDLAANVGKWLSIAVLVAAFLVAGLLTSSAVSRRVREFGTLKALGWKSGRVTRQVVGEAVVNGLVGGALGIAVGLAGAYAVTAISPTLTAELGSGAGGGARGGGMAVGGPGMRQSAGKTLDIALSAPVSATTITLAVGLAVAGGLIAGAFGGWRASRLRPADALRRVE; from the coding sequence ATGTTCTTCACCTACCTGAGGCGCGAACTGCGCCGCCGCAGAAAGGCGGCCCTCGTCGTCGCCTCCGGGCTCGCGCTCGGCATCGCGCTGGTCATCGTGGTCAACTCCGTGTCCTCCGGCATGAACCAGGCCCAGGACAAGGTCCTCCAGTCCCTGTACGGCCTCGGTACCGACATGACCGTCACCAAGGCCGCCGAGGCCCCCAAGAGCGGTGAGACCGGGCGGCCGCGGTTCGAGTTCGGCGCCAAGGACGACGGCGAGGAGCAGAGCAGCGACCGCGTCATGGTGCAGGGCTTCCAGACCCTCGCCTCGTCGACCGTCACGAAGGTCGCCGGGCAGAAGGGCGTCGCCGACTCGGTGGGCGGCCTCAGCCTCCAGGTGATGAAGGTCAGCGGCGAGTTCAAGCGCGGCCAGTTCAAGCAGGACCAGAGCGGCGGCACCACCCGCCAGGGCGGTCCGGGCGGCTCCGGCGGCCAGCCGCAGGGCCGGGTCGAGGGCGGCGGTGCCTCCTTCGACGTCAACTCCTACAGCGTGTACGGCACCGACGTGACCAAGCAGGGCCTCGGCCCCCTCACCTCCTCCAAGGTCACCAAGGGCCGTACGTTCAAGACGTCCGAGACCGACGCCAGGGTCGCCGTGGCCGACACGTCGTACGCCAAGGAGAAGAAGCTCGCCCTCGGCGGCACCGTCAAGATCAAGGGTGTCAAGTACAAGCTCATCGGCATCGCGACGCCCGACAGTGGTGACGCGGCCGCCAACCTGTACGTGCCGCTGAAGCAGGCGCAGACCCTCGCCGGCGCCAAGAACAAGATCACCACGGTCTATGTGAAGGCGACCGACTCGCAGCAGATCTCCGCGGTCAAGGCCACCATCCAGAAGAACATCTCCGGTACGACGGTGACCACTTCGGCGGACCTCGCCGACACCGTCTCCGGCTCCCTGTCCACCGCGTCCGACCTCGCGGCGAACGTCGGCAAGTGGCTCTCCATCGCGGTGCTCGTCGCCGCGTTCCTCGTCGCGGGGCTGCTCACCTCGTCTGCGGTCTCCCGCCGCGTACGGGAGTTCGGCACGCTCAAGGCGCTCGGCTGGAAGTCCGGCCGCGTCACCCGCCAGGTCGTCGGCGAGGCCGTCGTCAACGGGCTCGTCGGCGGCGCCCTCGGCATAGCCGTCGGCCTCGCGGGCGCCTACGCCGTCACCGCGATCAGCCCCACCCTCACCGCCGAACTCGGCTCCGGCGCGGGCGGCGGCGCCAGGGGCGGCGGCATGGCCGTGGGCGGCCCGGGCATGCGCCAGAGCGCCGGCAAGACCCTCGACATCGCCCTCAGCGCGCCCGTCAGCGCCACCACCATCACGCTCGCCGTCGGCCTCGCCGTCGCCGGAGGCCTGATCGCCGGCGCCTTCGGCGGCTGGCGCGCCTCCCGGCTGCGCCCGGCCGACGCCCTGCGCCGCGTCGAGTAG